A window of Castanea sativa cultivar Marrone di Chiusa Pesio chromosome 1, ASM4071231v1 contains these coding sequences:
- the LOC142630856 gene encoding uncharacterized protein LOC142630856, protein MLLGDCNSYSSSSDKFGGSSRGDYSSKPFRNFLSNAAAIELGFHGPQYTWVGRRSGGVHARLRLDQGCCNQEWQETFPNAGIKHLVAPTSDHKPILLDPHFENNNINKPFCFEAMWARDPECFLLSKWNKTSFGQTETKIQELERCIEVIQSKPSSKEALEEEAILMVELEEWQTREELRMKQKSRELWLKEGDRNSKFFHASTLIRRRRNNISDIKLENGQRIYGREDIEKYFEAHFNELYSTSNPAFPADLENLIEPSISAAENAKLLKIPSKEEFKALSLR, encoded by the exons ATGCTGTTGGGCGATTGCAATAGTTACAGTTCAAGCTCAGATAAGTTTGGTGGGAGCAGCAGAGGGGATTACTCCTCCAAGCCTTTTCGTAACTTCCTATCCAATGCAGCAGCTATTGAGCTTGGGTTCCATGGACCCCAATATACATGGGTGGGTCGTAGAAGTGGTGGAGTTCATGCAAGACTTAGATTAGACCAGGGATGCTGCAACCAGGAGTGGCAGGAGACGTTTCCTAATGCAGGAATAAAGCATTTGGTTGCCCCTACATCTGACCACAAGCCAATTCTTCTCGATCCTCATTTTGAAAACAACAATATCAACAAGCCATTTTGCTTTGAGGCAATGTGGGCAAGAGATCCTGAAT GCTTTTTGCTGAGTAAGTGGAACAAAACTAGTTTTGGACAAACCGAAACAAAAATCCAGGAGCTAGAAAGGTGCATTGAGGTAATTCAGTCAAAACCTTCCAGTAAAGAAGCCTTAGAGGAAGAAGCAATCCTTATGGTGGAATTAGAAGAGTGGCAAACCAGAGAAGAGCTTAGAATGAAGCAAAAGTCCCGTGAGTTATGGCTAAAAGAGGGGGACAGgaactcaaaattttttcatgCCTCCACTTtgattagaagaagaagaaacaatatTTCAGATATTAAATTAGAGAATGGGCAAAGAATTTATGGTAGGGAGGATATTGAAAAGTATTTTGAAGCTCACTTTAATGAGCTATATAGCACTTCAAATCCAGCCTTCCCTGCTGACTTGGAGAATCTAATTGAACCAAGTATATCTGCAGCCGAAAATGCAAAGTTGCTCAAAATCCCTTCAAAAGAAGAATTTAAAGCACTATCTTTGAGATGA